From a single Gimesia fumaroli genomic region:
- a CDS encoding sialidase family protein, with protein sequence MPLNQLETGILFRNEKPHVKSVHAYFPSVAVLSDGTLVSTYMLGEAFEATNLQMHWSRSHDQGQTWDHQGQLNPPTTDRVTSTFGRVATTPDGELIANLIRYDRSEHPDEGLSNPQTLGLVPAELLLMRSRDQGTTWSKPETVMPPLVGPEFEMCSPITVLNDGRWLWPTSTWRDWDGNLPNGNRMVALVSNDQGTSWPEYLDIMHSVEKQLIFWESKVIELPNGRLLAVAWCYDEAAKIDRPNHYAFSDDGGASWSAPASTQLAGQTLTPYLMDDGSLLSVYRRLDQPGLWACHSQLNAQGEWSNLDQWPLWGHQSLDGTTKTGENMSANFAALKFGAPHITRLSDGSLFVTFWCYEQNVSLIRWFKFYVD encoded by the coding sequence ATGCCACTCAACCAACTGGAAACCGGCATCCTGTTTCGCAACGAGAAGCCCCATGTGAAGAGCGTGCATGCTTACTTTCCTTCCGTCGCCGTTTTATCCGATGGAACGCTGGTCAGCACGTATATGCTGGGCGAAGCCTTTGAGGCGACCAACCTGCAGATGCACTGGTCGCGGTCTCACGATCAGGGGCAAACGTGGGACCATCAGGGGCAACTCAACCCACCGACAACGGACCGCGTGACGTCCACGTTCGGACGCGTTGCCACAACCCCGGACGGCGAGCTCATCGCGAATCTGATTCGCTACGACCGCAGCGAACATCCCGATGAAGGCCTGAGTAATCCGCAGACGCTGGGACTGGTGCCTGCGGAACTGCTGTTGATGCGTTCCCGCGATCAGGGAACGACCTGGAGCAAACCGGAAACAGTGATGCCCCCGCTCGTCGGCCCCGAGTTTGAAATGTGCAGCCCGATCACCGTACTCAATGATGGACGCTGGCTCTGGCCGACCTCGACCTGGCGTGACTGGGATGGAAATTTACCAAACGGTAATCGGATGGTGGCCCTCGTTTCGAATGATCAAGGAACAAGCTGGCCGGAATACCTCGATATCATGCATAGCGTCGAAAAACAGTTGATCTTCTGGGAATCGAAGGTGATTGAATTACCCAACGGCCGTTTGCTGGCGGTTGCCTGGTGTTATGATGAAGCGGCAAAGATAGATCGCCCCAATCATTATGCCTTCAGTGATGATGGTGGGGCTTCGTGGTCGGCTCCCGCTTCCACGCAATTAGCAGGCCAGACGTTAACGCCCTACCTGATGGACGACGGTAGTCTGCTTTCTGTCTATCGGCGGCTGGATCAACCCGGGCTCTGGGCCTGCCATTCTCAACTCAACGCACAGGGAGAATGGAGTAATCTCGACCAATGGCCTCTCTGGGGACATCAGTCGCTGGACGGAACAACAAAAACCGGCGAGAACATGTCCGCAAACTTCGCTGCTCTCAAATTTGGTGCGCCGCACATCACCCGTCTGTCTGATGGTAGTCTGTTCGTGACGTTCTGGTGTTACGAACAGAACGTGAGCCTGATTCGCTGGTTCAAGTTCTACGTTGATTGA
- a CDS encoding outer membrane protein assembly factor BamB family protein, which produces MKNLPAFLFLLALSFLPCTTQADWPQYRGDAARTGFTEDPLPTRMELQWTFRTKQKPTPAWPTHTRIKFDEVFQPIIVNQTVLFGNSTDDQLYALDLKTGALKWKFFTEGPIRFAPAAWKDRVFVASDDGNLYALSIEDGSLLWKKQGGPKRKFIMGNDRLISHWPGRGGPVVVGDQVYFAAGVWPSDGVYLYALNAETGDVVWSNQDSGQLLMNQPHGGASAKSGVSSQGYLAANENQIFMPTGRAVPAAFERATGKFQYYHLQKNQQRGGSDVMLTDRFFCNAGCLFDQKTGDLSQQPGTGPMAATPRGILRGSGPSLVYSEWSDQKTRDRKGTPISVRQLKEKRLIPLDYNITDVIIAGNDAYCGSHNKVTGVDYKAQANTWWSHEIEGTVRGLAAAEESLVASTDQGVICCFANAKPPEASKNAPEKPVKVNPTYQQAAKAITNKTDVKTGICVDLGAENANLALALARQTEFQIYVVMPDKAKANEAREMLADAGVYGSRVAVHVADPEHLPYSKNFANLVICSTSLERKVSPALLQEARRIQRPYGGQLCWGPVEKLEVETKADLQGAGSWTHQYSNSTNTVNSDDEIVKGPLKMYWYRDMDFQIPNRHGQGPAPLVNRGVMVVGGLHGLCGLDAYNGHTLWKYQLKNNLIDMNGIHHDVSTAEVGSNFCLGGDYAFVCKDAFCHQIELKTGKLVRKISTPVSRDDPNQNWGYLGYHQGVIYGTVSNDAHYTSPRYKGLKLRNESVLFFAIDANTGNVLWTYHPEYSIRNNAITIGKNSVYLVDREIAKADHIKEARRNGRPNPPLPEDSQRKGKLKAFQAKTGKDLWEENQDVFGTQLAVSEDHEILLMFYQGIRHKFFRLPSEVGGRMAAIDAKTGKRIWDIKAEYQSHPVINGDKIYAQGGAWNLKTGTPLDFKFDRSYGCGQISASKHMMVFRSATLGYVDLTRKAGVENFGGIRLGCYINAIPAGGLVLVPDGSSQCNCSYQMQAWFALEGSE; this is translated from the coding sequence ATGAAAAACCTGCCGGCTTTTCTCTTCCTGCTTGCTCTTAGTTTCCTGCCCTGCACAACCCAGGCCGACTGGCCACAATATCGGGGCGATGCGGCCCGAACCGGCTTCACCGAAGATCCCCTGCCCACGCGGATGGAGCTGCAGTGGACGTTTCGAACCAAACAAAAACCAACGCCTGCCTGGCCCACACACACGCGTATCAAATTCGACGAAGTCTTTCAGCCGATCATTGTGAATCAGACGGTGCTATTCGGCAATTCGACCGACGATCAACTCTATGCCCTCGATCTGAAAACGGGCGCCCTCAAGTGGAAGTTTTTCACCGAAGGCCCGATCCGTTTTGCCCCCGCTGCCTGGAAGGACCGCGTATTTGTCGCCAGCGATGACGGCAATCTGTACGCATTATCGATCGAAGACGGTTCCCTGCTCTGGAAAAAACAAGGCGGACCAAAACGGAAATTTATCATGGGCAACGATCGGCTCATCTCACATTGGCCGGGTAGAGGCGGCCCAGTGGTAGTCGGCGATCAGGTTTATTTCGCCGCTGGCGTCTGGCCTTCTGATGGCGTTTATCTTTATGCCCTCAATGCGGAAACCGGAGACGTGGTCTGGAGCAATCAGGACTCGGGGCAGTTACTCATGAATCAGCCGCATGGCGGCGCGAGTGCGAAAAGCGGCGTCTCGTCACAAGGATACCTGGCTGCCAACGAAAACCAGATCTTCATGCCGACGGGACGCGCGGTTCCCGCTGCCTTCGAACGCGCGACCGGGAAGTTTCAATACTATCACCTGCAGAAAAATCAGCAGCGCGGCGGTTCTGACGTGATGCTCACCGATCGCTTTTTCTGTAACGCCGGTTGCCTGTTCGACCAGAAAACGGGCGATCTCTCACAGCAACCGGGAACCGGACCGATGGCTGCGACACCCCGGGGCATTCTGCGCGGCAGCGGTCCATCACTGGTTTACAGTGAATGGTCCGACCAGAAAACCCGCGACCGCAAAGGCACGCCGATATCGGTCCGGCAGCTCAAAGAGAAACGCCTGATCCCGCTGGATTACAACATTACCGATGTGATCATCGCCGGCAACGACGCGTATTGCGGTTCTCACAACAAAGTCACCGGCGTTGATTATAAAGCCCAGGCCAACACCTGGTGGTCACACGAAATTGAAGGCACCGTTCGCGGACTGGCGGCCGCCGAGGAAAGTCTCGTCGCCAGCACCGACCAGGGCGTGATCTGCTGCTTTGCGAATGCGAAACCGCCGGAAGCAAGTAAAAACGCTCCAGAAAAACCGGTCAAAGTCAATCCGACTTATCAACAGGCGGCAAAAGCCATCACTAATAAGACTGATGTCAAAACAGGGATCTGCGTCGACCTTGGAGCCGAGAATGCGAACCTGGCACTCGCACTGGCCCGGCAGACCGAGTTTCAGATTTATGTGGTCATGCCAGATAAAGCCAAAGCCAATGAAGCACGCGAAATGTTAGCTGATGCTGGCGTGTACGGTTCACGTGTCGCCGTGCATGTTGCGGATCCGGAGCACCTGCCCTATTCGAAAAACTTTGCAAATCTGGTGATCTGCTCGACGTCGCTGGAGCGAAAAGTCAGCCCGGCTCTGTTACAGGAAGCTCGCCGAATTCAGCGACCGTACGGCGGTCAACTCTGCTGGGGACCTGTTGAAAAATTAGAGGTGGAAACCAAGGCCGACCTGCAAGGGGCCGGCAGCTGGACACACCAGTATTCCAATTCGACCAACACGGTTAATTCGGATGACGAAATCGTCAAAGGGCCGCTCAAGATGTACTGGTATCGTGACATGGACTTTCAGATTCCCAATCGTCACGGCCAGGGTCCCGCGCCGCTGGTGAACCGGGGCGTGATGGTCGTCGGCGGCCTGCATGGTTTGTGCGGACTTGACGCCTATAACGGGCATACACTCTGGAAATACCAACTCAAGAATAATCTCATCGACATGAATGGCATTCATCATGATGTCAGTACCGCAGAAGTCGGCAGCAACTTCTGTCTAGGTGGCGATTATGCCTTCGTCTGCAAAGATGCATTCTGCCATCAGATCGAATTGAAAACCGGCAAGCTGGTGCGAAAGATTTCAACGCCGGTCAGCCGCGACGATCCAAACCAGAACTGGGGCTACCTCGGTTATCATCAGGGTGTGATTTATGGCACCGTCAGCAACGACGCGCATTACACCAGCCCGCGATATAAAGGCCTCAAGCTGCGGAATGAATCGGTACTCTTTTTCGCCATTGACGCCAACACAGGTAATGTACTCTGGACCTATCACCCCGAGTATTCGATTCGCAACAACGCAATTACGATCGGCAAAAACAGCGTCTATCTGGTCGACCGCGAAATCGCCAAAGCCGATCACATCAAAGAAGCCCGACGGAACGGCCGTCCCAATCCTCCCCTCCCGGAAGACTCACAGCGCAAAGGGAAGTTGAAAGCCTTCCAGGCCAAAACGGGAAAAGATCTCTGGGAAGAAAATCAGGACGTCTTCGGTACTCAGCTTGCGGTTTCCGAAGATCACGAGATCCTGCTGATGTTCTATCAGGGCATCCGGCACAAATTCTTCAGACTCCCTTCTGAAGTCGGTGGTCGCATGGCTGCCATCGATGCGAAAACGGGCAAACGGATCTGGGATATCAAAGCCGAGTATCAGTCGCACCCCGTGATCAACGGCGACAAAATCTATGCCCAAGGAGGCGCCTGGAATTTGAAGACGGGGACGCCCCTCGATTTTAAATTTGACCGTTCCTACGGCTGTGGCCAGATCTCCGCCAGCAAACACATGATGGTCTTCCGCTCGGCAACACTCGGCTATGTCGACCTGACCCGCAAGGCAGGTGTCGAAAACTTCGGCGGCATCCGGCTGGGCTGTTACATCAACGCCATCCCCGCCGGCGGTCTGGTGCTCGTCCCCGATGGATCATCGCAGTGCAACTGCTCTTACCAGATGCAGGCCTGGTTCGCACTGGAGGGCAGCGAGTAA
- a CDS encoding DUF1559 family PulG-like putative transporter produces the protein MRSKNVHKKRGFTLIELLVVIAIIAILIALLLPAVQQAREAARRSTCKNSLKQMGIALHNYHDTHRTFPPGAVFYGTTSAPADGRHVNWGTTWVVQILPFMDQAPLYNNYNMSLPAQSANSNTADSVLQTKIPMLRCPSQPGVDRFLLTQPAGGNFSKITYAGSVGSGSTLDIADFNDNSRRGIFSAIAQNGAKIRDITDGTTNVIMASEIVTGTNTGDDKGAWGWCTGALFSGTNENGVLTPNTSQVTDRTPYASNNTSDKNYNRRNNPDDVNAGSGQAARSFHVGGVHALLGDGAVRFISENVDQTTYLNLLAIGDGNTIGEY, from the coding sequence ATGCGATCGAAGAACGTACACAAAAAAAGAGGCTTTACGCTGATCGAGTTGCTGGTGGTGATTGCCATCATTGCGATTCTGATTGCATTATTACTGCCGGCCGTGCAACAAGCGAGAGAAGCTGCCCGACGCAGTACGTGTAAAAACAGCCTGAAGCAGATGGGGATTGCCTTGCATAACTATCACGATACGCACCGCACGTTTCCCCCGGGAGCTGTCTTCTATGGAACTACTTCTGCCCCCGCAGATGGCCGTCATGTAAACTGGGGAACAACCTGGGTTGTACAAATTCTGCCGTTCATGGATCAGGCGCCGTTGTATAACAATTACAACATGTCGTTACCCGCTCAAAGTGCAAATTCCAATACGGCGGATAGTGTTCTGCAGACCAAAATCCCGATGCTACGCTGTCCTTCTCAGCCTGGTGTGGATCGATTTTTATTAACACAGCCCGCTGGTGGTAATTTTTCAAAAATCACCTATGCTGGTTCTGTCGGTTCAGGTTCGACACTGGATATTGCTGACTTCAACGACAACTCTCGTCGTGGGATCTTCAGCGCGATCGCTCAGAACGGTGCGAAAATTCGCGATATCACCGACGGGACGACCAACGTGATTATGGCCAGTGAAATCGTGACTGGTACCAATACCGGCGATGACAAGGGGGCCTGGGGCTGGTGCACCGGAGCATTGTTTAGTGGAACGAACGAAAATGGTGTGTTGACACCCAATACCAGTCAGGTAACAGACCGGACTCCCTATGCGTCCAATAACACTTCAGACAAGAACTATAATCGACGTAATAATCCGGATGATGTCAATGCAGGATCAGGTCAGGCAGCGCGCAGTTTCCACGTAGGTGGTGTGCATGCATTGCTGGGTGATGGCGCAGTCCGATTCATCTCGGAAAACGTTGATCAGACCACCTATCTGAATCTGCTCGCGATTGGTGACGGAAACACCATTGGTGAATACTAA
- a CDS encoding EF-hand domain-containing protein gives MKFFIAFVAIAGLVTTGISSQKSRSDRNCGRPGPPPPDPILRLFDTDQDGEISAQELEQSEAVLKKLDWDKDGKLTREELPRPPRPEDERGHGPQHERGHRPEHDRGHGHRPDHERGHEQGRRPGDDHHRRPERGRPPRPAPYPGEDRFEGPERTPVSQDAPAGTVLFNGGYETDPRDHGRPVALIAAALGVEAQVFRDAFSNVKPARNGHPTEARARANKKVLLDALGKHGITNERLDEVSNYYRYQPGRGNLWKHTPASATAIIKDGKVTEIRILNPGAGYLTPPTVTIAGYPDLRITAILSFGKNLNTNGTIQSLTVED, from the coding sequence ATGAAGTTTTTTATTGCGTTCGTTGCTATCGCTGGTTTAGTCACCACCGGTATTTCGTCTCAAAAGTCGCGTAGTGACCGGAATTGCGGTCGTCCGGGTCCACCGCCTCCCGATCCGATCCTGAGATTATTTGATACCGATCAGGATGGCGAGATTTCCGCGCAGGAACTCGAACAGTCGGAAGCCGTTCTGAAAAAACTGGATTGGGACAAAGACGGAAAATTGACGCGTGAGGAACTGCCACGCCCCCCTCGCCCGGAAGACGAACGAGGACATGGTCCACAGCACGAACGAGGACACAGACCAGAACACGACCGCGGACATGGTCATCGACCAGATCATGAACGAGGACACGAACAGGGGCGGAGACCAGGAGACGACCATCACCGCCGTCCGGAACGCGGTCGCCCGCCACGTCCCGCACCATATCCTGGTGAAGATCGATTCGAAGGTCCCGAGCGAACTCCCGTTTCCCAAGATGCCCCTGCTGGCACCGTGCTGTTCAACGGCGGATACGAAACCGATCCCCGCGATCACGGGCGACCAGTCGCCCTCATCGCTGCAGCATTGGGTGTCGAAGCACAAGTTTTTCGAGATGCCTTCAGCAATGTGAAACCGGCACGGAACGGGCATCCGACCGAAGCCAGAGCCCGTGCGAATAAAAAAGTACTGCTGGATGCATTGGGTAAACACGGCATCACCAACGAACGGCTGGATGAGGTCTCGAATTATTACCGCTACCAGCCTGGGAGAGGGAATCTCTGGAAACACACTCCTGCCAGCGCGACGGCGATCATCAAAGACGGCAAAGTAACTGAAATCAGGATTCTCAATCCAGGTGCCGGATACTTAACTCCGCCCACGGTAACGATTGCTGGTTATCCTGACCTGCGTATCACAGCCATACTCTCGTTCGGTAAAAATCTCAACACGAACGGCACGATTCAATCTCTCACAGTTGAAGATTGA